The Oncorhynchus gorbuscha isolate QuinsamMale2020 ecotype Even-year linkage group LG04, OgorEven_v1.0, whole genome shotgun sequence genome includes the window TCCTTAACAACCACCAGCAGCATCAGTCTCGCACCGCCTCCTCATCAAATGCCAACAACAGTAGCGGCAGTACCGTCTCGCGCCCCTCCTCCTCGCAACAGCCACAGCAGCACCACCATGAGTCTGAGCAGCAGGTCCTCAGAGAAAGGAAAAAGCAACGCGGAGTAGGACGTTGGAGAAGGAGTCGCCAGACTCTCGGTGGGGACTTGCGCCACTCGGAGTTGGCGCTACTTGGATCCGAGGAGGATATGATAGAGGAGGACGAGGCGGAAGGCGGAGAAGAGGAGGACGGGGGAAGCAAGAGTTCCAGTTTTCTCTGTAATATGGATGATGAAGAGACTGTCTCACTCACAGATAGACGTCCCCAATCAGGATACGAACATGTTTACAGTGAGTATGGGTGCTGTGAAAGAGTTGTTATTAATGTGTCCGGACTAAAGTTTGAAACTCAACTTAAGACTCTCACACAGTTTCCTGACACTCTTTTGGGAGACCCGGACAAACGAATCAGGTACTTCGACCCTCTAAGGAACGAATATTTTTTTGACAGGAACCGACCAAGCTTCGATGCCATTCTTTATTATTACCAGTCGGGGGGGAGATTGAAGAGACCGCAAAATGTACCTTTTGACATCTTCTCTGAGGAAGTGAAATTCTATGAACTTGGGGAGGAGGCAATGCTGAAGTTTCGGGAGGATGAGGGTTTTGTCAAAGAGGAAGAGAAACCCTTACCAGAGGACGAGTTCAAACGCCAAGTTTGGCTTCTTTTTGAATACCCAGAGAGCTCACAACCTGCGAGAGGGATTGCAGTCGTGTCCGTTTTAGTCATTGTTATATCAATAGTCATTTTCTGTATGGAAACGTTGCCAGAGTTCAGGGACGAAAAAGAATACCTTAAACCACGAGATAATTCGACAGAACCCCATGGACAGACCCCTTTTAACGACCCATTTTTCATTGTGGAGACGGTATGCATTATTTGGTTTTCATTTGAGATTATTGTGCGCTTCTTTGCAAGTCCAAGTAAAACGGATTTCTTTAAAAACATTATGAATACTATAGACATTGTATCCATTTTGCCTTATTTCATCACTCTCGGCACAGATCTTGCTCAACAGCAAGGCAAAGGGGACCAGGCAATGAGTTTTGCAATCTTGAGAATAATCCGCCTTGTCAGAGTCTTTCGCATATTTAAACTCTCCAGACACTCCAAAGGACTGCAGATCCTCGGACATACCCTCCGCGCCAGTATGAGGGAACTAGCGCTTCTGATTTTCTTCCTCGTTATTGGTGTCATTTTGTTCTCAAGTGCAGTGTACTTCGCCGAGGCAGACGAACCCGCGTCTCAATTCACAAGTATTCCCGACGCTTTTTGGTGGGCTGTCGTCACTATGACCACGGTCGGATATGGAGACATGAAACCAATAACTGTCGGTGGGAAGATAGTTGGCTCGCTCTGTGCCATAGCGGGTGTGTTAACCATAGCTCTTCCAGTGCCCGTCATTGTATCCAACTTCAATTACTTCTACCACAGGGAGACTGATAATGAAGCAGACTCGCCACCGGTTGTTGAAACCCCACCACCTGCCTGCCCTTATTTCCCCAACTTTCTAAAAAAATGGAAAGGTTCCCCCTCAGGCTCTTCGCTGGGTGATAAAGCCGAGTACATGGAGATGGAAGAGGGGGTAACGGAGTCGCTGTGTGGGGTGGACAAAAGCCCGAGTAAAGGAAATGGGACAGACATTGGCAGGAAAAACAGTACATGTTCAAAGTCACAACAGACTGATGTGTGATGACAAGAACAAATATTATTCCCGTGAAGAAAGATATGCTGTCAAATCACACACACATTGGTGGTCAGACTCACACAAGTGCGCACTTGCGCgcgcatacacgcacgcacgcacgcagacagacagacagacagacagacagacagacgcacacataCTTTATATTTAGCTAGATTTTGGGAAGTTCAAATATGGGGTTTTATTTTGCCATGTTAGAGGAATATAGGCCTACGGGAAAATATACGTCCAAATCAAATGCTTTATAACTATTATCACCAATGTAATCCGATGATATCAGATATAGGCTACCTATCTGGGCCTCGTAATCCTACAAATGAAATCGAAAATATTGAATAGACAGGCTATGCATACGCACTTTATGAGTTTCATTTGTCAATAATGGAAGGGGAGATATAGATGTCGTTTTGCTGTTATGCGATAAAGGCAACGTTTATAGTAGGCCTAGTTTGCACTATTGTAAAAGCTTGTTTGAGTCGCTGACTTTCAAGAGAGATAGACTTGGAAGTTATGTTGAGAGAC containing:
- the LOC124033934 gene encoding potassium voltage-gated channel subfamily A member 4-like, which produces MIEEDEAEGGEEEDGGSKSSSFLCNMDDEETVSLTDRRPQSGYEHVYSEYGCCERVVINVSGLKFETQLKTLTQFPDTLLGDPDKRIRYFDPLRNEYFFDRNRPSFDAILYYYQSGGRLKRPQNVPFDIFSEEVKFYELGEEAMLKFREDEGFVKEEEKPLPEDEFKRQVWLLFEYPESSQPARGIAVVSVLVIVISIVIFCMETLPEFRDEKEYLKPRDNSTEPHGQTPFNDPFFIVETVCIIWFSFEIIVRFFASPSKTDFFKNIMNTIDIVSILPYFITLGTDLAQQQGKGDQAMSFAILRIIRLVRVFRIFKLSRHSKGLQILGHTLRASMRELALLIFFLVIGVILFSSAVYFAEADEPASQFTSIPDAFWWAVVTMTTVGYGDMKPITVGGKIVGSLCAIAGVLTIALPVPVIVSNFNYFYHRETDNEADSPPVVETPPPACPYFPNFLKKWKGSPSGSSLGDKAEYMEMEEGVTESLCGVDKSPSKGNGTDIGRKNSTCSKSQQTDV